The Chromatiales bacterium genomic sequence GCGAGCCAGCCGATCGCGGTGGCTTCCGGCAGCTCTGAACGAATCGTTGATCCGGCGCGGCGTTTCGTCGGATTTTTACAACATCCCCCGCGCGCTGCCGTCGGCCCGGCTCATGTTGTCAGGTTTTTTTACACCCCGCCCCCGCCGCGGATCGGAAGGCCGGCGTACGCCGCGCCAAGCCATTGAATTTGCTCGGAACAGGAAACAAGGCACGAATCGTGCTTGCTGTTCGATAATCAGGCGCAAGCCACCCCAAATCAACCGGACCGCGAAGCTGCATGAACACTCCGAAACGCCGACTCCTGCCACTCGCCATCGCCACGGCCCTGTTCGGCGGCAAGGCCTGGGCGGCGCCGATTCTGGATATCGAACCCAATGGCGACTGGGCGAGCGCAATCCCGGTCAACATCCCGTCGTTCGAGGGTTCGGTGGGGCCGTTCAATTTCGACCGCGACTTCTACCGCGTGACCTTGGTGCCGGGGTCCAGCTTCGACATCACGACCGAATCGCTGACAGCTTCCGTGCCCGGCGACAGCCTGCGGGTGTTCGACCCGGCCTTCTACGTCGGCCCGGATACGATCGCACCCGGTGGGCTTCTGGCAATAATCGGCTGGAACACCACTGCCCTGAACATGACCGTTCCTGTAGGCGGCGTGGTCGGCCTGCGCGTAGCCGGCGGTGGCTCCAATCAGCTGGAGGGCTACCGCATCACCATCGACCCGCCGCCGATTCCGGCGCCGGCCACCATCGCACTGACCATGGTGGGCGCCGCCGCGCTCGCCGGCCTGCGGCGACGCCAAAAGCGCAAGCCCAGCCGTTGAACCGATCGCAGCGCGTCAGACGGACGCGGGGCGTTCGTCGATGCTGCAATGCGGGGCGATGATTTCCTGTTCTAGATCCTCGCGTCCGAACATGCGAAACGCACGCGTGCGCAGGTCATCGGCAATCAGGTAGAAACTCGGCACCGCGACGAGGATCAGCACGGTCGAGAACAGCAGTCCAAAGCCGAGGCTTACGGCCATGGGCGAAAGGAATGCCGTCTGCCCGGATGCGAAGAAGATCAGCGGTGAGACGCTCAGGAACGTCGTGATCGAGGTCAGCAGGATCGGGCGGATGCGCACCCTGCCCGCCTCCACAACGGCTTCGATCCGCTCATAGCCTTCCGCACGCCGCTTCTTGGCGAAGTCCACGAGGATCAGCGAGTCGTTGACGACGATGCCGGTCAGCGCCAGAAAGCCGATGCCGGACAGAAACTGCAGGTTGAAGCCGAAGATGACGTGGCCGACGACGACGCCGATGAACCCGAACGGGATCGCGGCCATGACCACGAGCGGATCGAGCAGCGAACGGAACAGCCAGGCCAGGATGAAAAAGATCACGGCCAGCGCCATGATCAGCGCACCGGAAAGGCTCGCGAACGATTCGTTGGCTTCCTTCTTCTCGCCCAGAAACACCAGCGTATAGCCCGGATGGGTCTGCGCGAAGTCCGCGAACTCACGCTGAAACTGCTCGATCACGTCATTGGGCGTCGTGACCTTGTCGTCCACATCGGCCGTGACCGCAACCAGCCGGCGCAGGTTGCGGTGCTGCACGGTGGCCGGTGAGCGCTCGACCTCGAAGTCCGCGATCTCATGCAGATACACGGTGCGGCCGTCGCCGGTCGTGAGCCTGAGGTTGGCGAGCGCGGCACTGTCTTCGCGCAGGGACTCGGGGTAGATCACGCGCACGGGAATGCGTTCGTTGCGCCAGTTGACGTGCGTGACCTCGCGACCGACGAACCCCGTGCGTACGACCCGCGCCAGCTGCTCCTGCGTCAACCCGAGTTCGCGCCCGGCCGCGTTCAGGCGGTAACGGTACTCGAGCTTGCCGGGGTCGGCGTCGTGGCGTACGTCATGCACGCCGGGAATGCGTACAAGCCAGTCGCGGATCTCGACGGCGGCGGCACGCAGGTTGTCGATGCGATCGCCGATGATGCCGATCTCGACATCCGCGCCGGCCGGGCCGCCCTGCGGCCGCAGGATGGCCAGACGCGTGACACCGGGCACGCGCGAGAGTGATTCGCGCACGACATTGATCACATCCTCGGAGCGGCGCTCGCGCTCGCCGGGCGCATCGAAGCGCAGACTCACGAGCGGATTCACGTAACGCTCGATGAAGCCGCGCGGCTTTTCCCGCGTCAGGTCGATGATGAGCTGAATGTACTGGCTGCCAAGCCGGAAACGCTGAAAATCCACGAACTCCACGCCGACGTTGGTGAGCAGGGATTTCAGCTCGTGCGGTTCAACGACGTCGTAAACCACCGCCTCCAGCCGTTTCGCCAGCGCCTCGGAATCTTCCAGCGAATAGGTGTTCGGCGCCTCCACGTTCACGAAGAACTGACCGACGTCGACCGATCCAAACAGATTGAACGGTACGCGCGTCGCCGCGAACGCCACCGCCAGAACGAGCGTGCCGATCGCAAACGCGGCGGTGATGTAGCGGTTCACCAGCGTCCAGCGCAGCAGGCCAGTGTAGCGGCGCAGGGCCGCCGACCAGTCGATCAATCGTTTGCGCGTGCGCGTCTTCGCGACCCGCAGCCAGTCATGCGCATGCGAGGGCAGCACCGCGAACGCCTCGAACAGCGAGCCGACCAGCGCGGCACTCACGACGGCCGGAATCACGGAAATGAATGCGCCCATGGTGCCGGTCACCGCGAACATGGGCAGGAACGCGGCGATGGTGGTGGAGGTCGCCGCGATCACGGGCCAGAACACCTCGCGCGCGCCCGCCAGCGCGGCCTCGCGCGGCGGCGCGCCCTCCTCCAGGTGCCGGTAGACGTTCTCGGTGACGATGATGGCGTCGTCGACGATCAGGCCCAGCGCGATCAGGAACGCAAACAGCGAGACCATGTTGATCGTGTAGCCGGCGTAGTGGATCACCATCACGGCAAACAGGAAGGACACCGGAATACCGAGCGCGGTGATCAGGGCCACGCGCCCGTTGAGCAACAGATACAGCGAGCCGAGCAACAGACCCAGCCCGATCAGCCCCGAGGACTTGACGGTCTCCAGACGCGTGCGCACGTATACCGAAAGATCGTTGAACGAACTGGCGTGGATGCCAGGCGGCAGAGTTCCGTCGAACTCACGGACCAGTTCATGCACGGCCTCGGCAATCGCGATGGTGGACGCGGTGGCCGTCTTGTTGATGACGAGGTTGATCGAGCGTTCGCCGTTGAACCGCCCCAGCGTGCGCGGTTCTTCCAGTCGCACGTCGACCTTCGCGATTTCACGCAACCGCAGCACGCCGCCCGTCGCATTGGTGCGCAGCGCGATCGCGCCGACCGATTCGGGATCGGGTGGAACGCCGACACCGCGCAGCAGCACATCGCCCTCGGCGCCCGCGATGGAACCGCCCGGCAGATCGCGCAGGTTCGAACGCAGCGCGGTCTCGATGGTTTCCAGCGCGATGCCGCGCGCGGCGAGCTCGCCCGGATCGACCGTGACCCACAGCTCCCACTCGCGATCGCCGGCGATGCCGACGCTGCCGATCCCATCCATTGCCTCGACCTTGCGGCGCAGGCGCTCGGCGATGTCGCGCAGCCGCCCGGCCTCGGCGTTGCCATACAACGCGATGCTGATGACGGGAAAGCGGGTCTTCAACCGCTTGATGACGGGTTCTTCCGCCTCTTCGGGCAGATCCTGGATCTGGTCGATCGCCGCCTCAGTCTCGCGCAGGAAGTCGTCCACGTCCGCGCCCGGCTTGAGCTTGACGACGATGCGCGAGACACCCTCGTCGCTGGTCGAGGTGATCTCGTCGATGTCGGAGAGCCCGTCCAGTTCCTGCTCGATCGCGACGGTGATCTGGCGCTCGACCTCGACCGGCGAGGCGCCCTCGAACAGGGTCGTGACCTGCACCTTGTCGGTCTCGATGACCGGGAACATTTCCTGCGGCATGGCGCGCCAGGACAGCACGCCGCCGAGCAGGACGAGCGCCAGCACGAGGTTGACGACCAGCGGGTTGTCGACGGAAAAGCGCACGAGGCCCATGCGCGGCGATGGTAAACTCCTGCGGCATGCTTCTCCACCGCGCGCCGCGCGGCCGACGATGCCCCAGCTGCTGCGCCGCTATTTCGCCCTGCCCCGCGAGGTCCGCTCGGCCTACTGGACGCTTGCGGCCTCCGTGCCGCGCATGGCGCGCGCCCTGAAACGCAAGGGCCTGCGCGAACTGCTCGACCGCACGCGCGAAACCACGCAACCCCAGTCGCAGCCCCACGACGTGCCGGCGTTCGCACGTGCCGCCGCGCGTGCCCTGGCGATCGTTCAACACTTCGGGCCGTACCGCGGCGCCTGCCTGTCGCGCTCAATGGCGCTGTGGGCCTACCTGCTGGAACACGGGATCGAGTCGGAGATCCGCATCGGCTCGCGGATCACTGACGGCGCCTACGATGGGCACGCCTGGGTGGAACTGGATGGCCGCGTGCTCAACGACGCGGCAGATGTCGCCGATCGATACCGGCCGTTCGACCGGGCCGTGGGCGGGCCAGGCTCACCCACGGCCTGAGCCACTCAGGCGGCAATCCGGGATGGATTGCCCGGCGTTTCCCGATCAGCGCACGCTAGCGCGCGTGCCGGGCGCTTTTCACCTCGCCGGAGTCCCGGCCCTGCACCCGCGCGATGCTGCCGGTGGCTTGGTCGATGCGATAACGAACATTCGCGGCGAGGTTTTCAAACCGCGAGGTCGTCCCGTTCGGCCATTCGACAATGATGCTCGCCTCGGTCGCATCCCCCAGCCCAACGTGCTGTTCCTTCGGGTGCATGGTCAGATAACCGACGCTGCCATGGATCTCGCGCCAGCGACGCGGCCCGGCAGCGGTTTCCACGAGCACGCGCGCACCGATCGCATCGCGCGTGACACCCTGGGCCGGGTCACCTTGCAGGCTGACCTTCAACCAATGGTGTTTTCGCGATTCGGCGTTGTTGCGATAGACGACCGCTGGTCCGGCGAAATTGTTCAGGATCATGTCGAGGTCACCGTCGTCATCCATATCCAGATACACGACCGCACGCGTGTTGCCGAGCAGATCCGCACCGCTGGCGCGCGAAGCGTTCACGAGTCGCCCGTCACGGTTTTCGTAAAACACATTCGCATCGCGATGGCTGTCTGCGAACAGGGCCTCGCGCGTATTTCCCCGGGGATCGGAGTAGTACGGATTCTCCGCTGAATACACGGCGAAGTCGTTCATGCCGTTTCCGACGTACAGGTCATCATCACCGTCGTTGTCGAAATCCAGAAAATCCGCGCCCCAGGCCCAGCCGGTGGCCTCAAGCCCGCGACCGATGGCATCGGACTGTTTGTAATGCAGGGCGCCACTGGAATCGCGACCGGAGACGAACAGGTCGTTGGCCTCGATCACGCGCATCCGCGACATGGTCTTGGCATCGAATTTCATCGGCGTGTTTTCATCCGGCAGAACGTATTTCTGATCCTTGTCCATGGTGACGATGTTCGAGATGTACACGTCCGGATGCAGGTCACCGTTGAGGTCGCTCAGGCCGATGCCCATGGTGAATGACGGTTTGCCGGTGCCAATCACCGTGGAAATATCCTCGAACGTACCGTCACCACGGTTGCGATAGTAGGCGTTGACGCCGAAGTCGTTGCCGACGATCAGGTCCTGCCAGCCATCGCGGTCGATGTCGGTGTGCGACAGCGCCTGTGTCCAACCGGTGTTGTCGAGCCCGCTTCCGTCGGTCACGTTCTCGAAGCGCAGACCGCCCACGTTGCGAAACAGTCGATTGGGCAGTCCATTGTCGTTGCGGCGCGCAAGCGTGGGAATCGTGCCCTCGGTATACTGGCCGAAGTAGCCGATGTAGAGATCGAGACGTCCGTCGCGGTCATAGTCGAACGCGGTTGCCGGACCGCCGACCAGTCCCTTGCCGCCGAGCCCCGTCGTGGCCGTCACGTCCACGAAACGTGCATTGCCGACGTTGCGGTACATCCGATGGTCGTCGTCGGCATAACTGATGAAAACATCGGGCAGGCCATCGTTGTCGAAATCCGCGATGATGGGCTGACGCGGCTCTCCCGGCAGGCCGTCCTCGGGCCTGCGCCAGTCGATTCCAGCTTCGCGCGTGATGTCCTGAAAACGACCGCCACCAAGGTTGCGGAACAGGCGGTTACCGGCGCCGCCGACCAGCAGCACGTCGGGCCGGCCGTCGGCGTCGATATCCTCGGCCGCTGCGCCGGAACCACCGAACGCGGGCGGAACGGCGAGCACGGCGACTTCCTGCTTGCGGACCGAGTAGCTGCGGATCGCACGCCCCAGCCAGTCGGCAAGGCGATGTTCAAAGACAATGCCGCTCGCGGCGGTGACATCGGAGAAATACGCGCCGACATCGCCCTCGCCGGAGGCAGGCGCGCTGACCAGCGCACTGCTCGAATCGGCCGGCGCGGCAATGCGCGCATGCCGGTCGATGAGTGATTGAATCCGACGCAGGCTCTGATCGATGTCGTCGGCCGACAGCGCAACATGCCCCAGCTGTGCCGAGAGTTCACCGGCCACACGCAGGACCAGCACCCCGATCTGCGCAATGCTCTCGACCACGAGTTCCAGCGCAAACGGATCGGGCTCGAGCTTCGGCGCGAAGTCCGCTGCGTTGATCACGGCCTCGAGATAACGCCAGTGCAGACCGCCGTCGCGAAACGCGTCCATGTCGTAGGCCTCGAGCACAATGCGCTCCGCGCGCGACAGTCGCGGGAAAAAGATTGCGTCCTCGTACTCGTTCATCTCGTAGGGCACGAAGGCCTTGGAGTACTCGCCGATATCCTCCACCCGGATCGCGGACTCGCCGCGCGCGAGCGCACGCCGTTCGGCGCCATGCAGCAGCTGCGCGGCAATCTGGATCATGGCCTCGGTGAAACTGATCTTCAGTGCGTTGCTCTGCGCCTCATCGACCGGCCATCGGTGACGCGAGAAATACACCTGGATATTGCGCAGGAATACGGCATTGGAGACATGGTTGTATGCCTCGTAGGACGCAAACTTTTGCGCGATGATGTTGCGGGTCATCGCGTAGTTCGGCGGTGAGACACGGTCGGTCGGCGCCGCCGGTTTTTCGGCCAGATGAACCTTGTCGCCGAAGAGGTTTTCCCACGCCGCCTGTAGCGCGCGATCGGTCAGTTGGTGGGCGCCCTGCAGACGCGCACCTAGATCGGCGGTCTGCAACACGACAAGGGTTGCAAGTTCGACATCACGCTTGAGTCGCGCGACCGCATCATCGGCGAGCGCCAGACGATCGCCATTCGCGGCAATCAGCGCATCGTGCTGCACCGCCAGCAGGGCGCGCAGGCCGTAGGCCACGGTCGCATACTGGCGATGGTCATCGGAACGGATCTCAAACCCCGGTCGGCCCGCGACGGAAACCAGAAAGCCGCCGTCCGCGCGCGGATCGACCTGCATCAGTGCGGCGGTCGCAAGATCCACATCGGCCTGTTCGATCCGCGCAGCACCATGCTCACGGGCAATCACCTCCGCACGATCGAGCAGATCATGCGCCAGCCGCTTCTGCATCGCCAGCTTCGCGTAGCGCGCGGCATCGGTCAGCGGCGTGCCGTACATGAAATCCTCGAGCCGCGACGCGGTGGCGTGGCACTTCGGGTCGCGCCGGTCCTCGAGCGTTCCGATTGCGCGAATCGTGTCCTGCACCTCGGAAAGCAGCCTTGTGCCGCCCGGGCCGGTCGTCGCGGGTTCCGATGCGCTCGCAGCAAACGCGACGGAAGCGAAAACGAGCACTGCGAAAGCGCCCGCCATTCTCGTACGGACGGCGATTGCAGGTTGGCTACAAAGCAATTTCATCGGCGAGAACCCAGAGTGCCGGAACTGAACAGGGTCGTTCGCGTTCCGAGGAAACTGTATGGAACCCGGCCTGCATCACGCGCCGACAGTGGTCAAAGCGCGAACGGTCGGATGACAGGGCGGCGTGAGCAACCCGACCGGGGGGCGCAAGAGCGCGCGCCCCCGGTGCAAGCTGCGGAGGTATTACGGAGCGGAGGTGGCGATGCGCGCTTCGAGGGCGGCGAGTCGATCGAGCAGCGCCGAGAGTTCGCGATCGCGTTGCGCAAGCTGATCCTTCAGCTGTTGAAGCTCGGCGTCACGAGACTGGTCGTTGTGATGCAGCGCCTTGATCGCGGCGAGTGCAACACCGTCCGAGTCCACCGTCGAGATGTGTCGGTCATCACGGCCGACACCGAACGCGGCGTGGAAGTCCTCGGCAACCGGGCCGATATGGCGCACGCCGCGATCCGACTTGAAGCTCCAGCTCGACACGTCCATATCGGCAACCGCAAGCAGAATCGCCTGCTCGTCGACGGGCTCGAAGCCCTCCTTGACCGCACGGCTCGAGGTCGGCGTGAACGTAACGGCAGTCACGTCGTCGTGGAAAATCGCATCGCCGTCGGGCGTGATGAGCATCGACGTGAATTGTCCGGGCTTGTTCAGCGTGAACGTGCCGTCGCCGCCAAGCTGCATGAAGTCGCTGCCGTTGGTATCGGAAATCGACAGCGTCGCCCCGGTGATGCCGCCGACGGTATTCAGGCGGATATCCCATGTGCCTGCGTTGGTTGCGTTCGTGTTCTGCAGCCGGATTGCCGGCGCGCCCGCCGTGGCACTGGACGAGTTCAGATGAAGCAGCTGCGCCGGTGACGCCGTCGCAAGCCCGACATTACCGGTGGAATCGAGATACACGGTGTTGGTCGGCGTGTTCGGTTCGATCTTGAACGGCAGCTTGCTGCCGTTGGTCACATCACGCACGAAAAACACCGTTTCGTTGCCGGCGAGGTCCCAGGACTGTGGTGTAAAGCCGGACGATCCATCCTGCTCGAGGCGCAGCCCGGGACTATTGCCGTCGACCGCGTGTACGTTGAGCACCGGTGACGAGGTGCTCATGCCGATGTTTCCGCTGGAATCAATGTACAGGGCATTGTTAGGCGAGGCCGCCTCAACCGTAAACGGCGTACGGTTGCCGTCAACGTCATCAATCGAAAACTTGTTTGCGCCACCGTTCGCCGAGTCGTTGGCGGTGAGCTGCCAGTCGTTGCTCGGGAACGATCCTGAGCTCGACGTATCCTGAAACTTGATGCGCAGATTGTTTTCTTTCAGGCGAATGGTATCGAAACCGAAATTTTCGCCGTTCACGCAATCCACCCCAACGCAGGCGCTGCCGTCAACAATGAGGTCATCTACGAACACCTGATCGGCGTGGGCGGGGGTCGTCGCGAAAACCGAGACGATGGCCGCTGTGAGAATCCTGTTTGCCTTCATGGTCCAACCCTCCGGGAGCAGTTATTTCAATACAGACTGGGGCGGCGGTTCCTTCACGTCATCGACGACCACATGGCCGCCGCTGATCCGGAAATGGCCGGTTTCGATCACCCCTACCGGTTCAAGTGTCGGGGCAGCGCCGGGGCCACGCCCGTTGTCCAGGCGCGCCTTGGCCTGCGAGCGTGTGATCGCGGAGGACGCCAGGACCCCGCGAATTTCAAACTGGTAAACGCCGTCTTCCAGCCCTTTCGCTGGAATTGCCGCACTGATCGCAGCTTCGTGAACGACGGAGTTCGGACCCTGGATCGTCCAGGACACGGCGGTGGACGGCGCGTCGGAAACCTCCAACCCGTCCACGCCACCGCGAACGTGCGCCGCGGCAAGCGCCGTACCCAGGCAGCTCAGCGGCACGAAGAACAGAAATGCGAGTGCTGCGCGCGATTTCATGCCACTGTGCACGCTGAAGTGTCTCTGAAACACCGGGGCGCGGTCACTGAATCCAGGCAACGTAGCGCCCCTCGTGCGCGGCCACGCCAATCGCCCTCGCGGCCGGATCGATCATGGCCCGATGATGCGCAGGTGAGGCGAACCAGCGTCGAAACGCCTGCTCGCCATCGCGACACTTTCGCGCCAGCAATTCGGCGCGCACCGGCGTTCGACATGCGCTCGCCCGCAACGCAAGCGAGCCGGAGCCATCGCGCGGATCCGCATGCGCGAAATACCCCCCCGCCCGCATGCGCCGTAACTGATCGTTTGCACAACGGGCTAGTTCGCTTCGCGCGCTCAGTTCGGACAGACCAAGCGCCGCACGGAACTCGTTGATCGCCTGTGCCACCGGTTGCAGGCCCGCTAGTGGCGGTGAGAACCGCTCGTCGTTCGCCAAGCGAGCGGCACGCCACACGGCCTGAATGTCGGCGTTCGGTTCGGCAACCGAAAGGCCGCGCATGTGCAGAGACGCAGCGCTCAACCGGTACTGATCGGCCGTTTCGGTCCAGCCGCGATCCACTGCAGCGGAATCGAACGGTGGCCATAGCAGCATCCGCAGTTCGGTGTAGACCGCCCAGGCCTGACGCAGATTGCCGAGATCGAGCGCAATCGTGATCGCTGAACGCAGCGCGGAAATAGGGTTGCCGTCCGGCTGCCAGGAACGATGTAGTCGCCGAGCGTGTGCGAGCAGATCCGCACGCAAACGCTTGTGCTCGGCGAGCCACGCATGCGCGGTCCCCAACTCTGCATGGACGGCGGCGGGCTCGCTCGCGCTGGATATGGACCAAGGCGCTTCCCATAGCAGTGCGGCTGCCAGCGTCCAGCGCCATGCCCTAGATCGCAACGCCCGGGGCACAGCCCGCATCACGCCCGACGGTCTCGCACGGTTCACCCGTGACCTGGATATTGATCGTCGCAGCATCCAGGTTGACTCCATCGTCCAGCGTGTAGCTGAAGCTGTCTGGCCCGAAGTAGGTCGGATTCGGCACATAGACGACCTTCGAACCGGGCACGAGTCCGCTCGGCGGAACCGGCGCCCCGTTGCCGTCGATCAGGGTGCCATGCAGCGGAAACGCGGTGATCGTGATCACCGGCCCGCCGACCGTTCCGGCGGTCGTGACCGACAGCTTCGGTTCTTTCAGCGCCGAGAGATTTCCGTTCGCCGTCGTGCGCATCTGCAGACCGCGCTTGGAGCCGCCGCCGCTGAGTGACTCGTCGACCTGAGCGCGGATGCCGAACACCGTGGCGCCCGAGGTGATCGCCGCCTGGAGCGGACTGAGTACGTCGAAGCTGAATGTCCCCTCAGTGCCTATGGCGCCGGCCGGTACGGGCATGGTCGCCAGAATGCCGCCCGTGGCGGGCGTGCCATATTCGCTTGCCAGCAATTGGAAACCGATCTCGCCGGGCGGCGAAACCGACACACTGTAGAAATTGGTGTCCAGCAGGTCCACGGAGCCCTTCAGCGTGTGAATCACGACTTCGGCCGACTGTACGTCGCCCGGCGAGGTCAGACTGGAAATATCCCACTTCATCAGAAAACGAACGGTGCCGTTTGAACCCGGTCCACCGCTGGAATCTACCGCCGCCGAGGCCAGCAACGGCGCGCTGCCCGGGAGTACGTTTGCGTTGTCGCCGAAGTTGTCGCCGTTCGAATCGGCGACCGCCCCGGCCACTCCGGCGCCAATCACCAGCGCGGCCTGGGTCAGCCCCAGATCGATCGTCACGGGGACGTTCTGCTGGGTCTCGACGTTCTGATCACCGATACCGGCGGCGACGCTGACGGTGGCCGTCGCGCTCGCGCAGGTCAGCACGCTGGCGATCTCACCACAGGCCTCGAAGCTGAAGCTGTCGGCGCCCGTGAACCCGGCGTTCGGCGTGTAGTCGACCGTCGCTGAGCGCTGCGGAACCGCACTGCCCTGGGTCAGGTTCGAGAGCACGCCGTTGGTCGGCGATGTCGTCGTCGCGAAACTGAGCGATACATCCTCACCCAAGCCGTCGCAGGGATTGGCTTCCCCGTCCGCGAGCTCGCACGGAGCCTCGCCCAGGAGCATGACCGTGATCGCCTGATCCGCCAGGGTTTCGGCGCTGGTATCAAACGCCTCGACGGTAGCGACCGGATTGTCCGGCGGGGTCGAAGGATCGACCGGGTTGATCGTCACGATTGCGGTATCGGAGACCGTCGGGTTCGTGGCCAGTGACGCGGCAAACTCGAAGGCGTCGTCAGCCGGCGTGCCGGAGGTCGGTGAGTAGGTCACAAGCGCGCTCAGGGTCGGCGGCTGGGTGACGTCACAGGTTTCACCAATCGGACAGTCGCCGTCGGTCACACAACTCTGCGTGGTCGTGAGCGAACACAGACTGAGCGGCGCCGGTACCACCGGCGTGATGGCACCAAGCGTGCCCTGCACCGGCGGCGTAACGATCGAGAAATCGAGACTGCTGCCCGCTGGCGCGCTGCCAGTCAGGGTGATCTGCACCGCGCCGGTGGTGGTCACGGTCTGCGGATCGGCCATGACCAGCGGTGTGTTGATGCACCCGCCCTGCGCGGCGTCGCAGGCATCCAGCGTGTTGGGATCCCCGTCATCGCAATTGAGCTGCGGCGGATCGGCTATGCAGATCGTCGTGCCGGGTTCGCAGGTCTCGATCGTGCAGGGGTTGTTGTCCTCGCAGACCTCCTGGCAGGTCGGGCCGGCAGGCACACAGGGGCCAAGATAGTCGCCGTGGCCCAGGTGCGCGGGAACCGCGCTTTCGCTCACCGAAAGCGTCTGGGCATTGCCGGGATTGCCGGGTGGAATGTGGCAGAGTTCGACCTTGGTGTTCTTCGCCGCAACGGCCC encodes the following:
- a CDS encoding PEP-CTERM sorting domain-containing protein (PEP-CTERM proteins occur, often in large numbers, in the proteomes of bacteria that also encode an exosortase, a predicted intramembrane cysteine proteinase. The presence of a PEP-CTERM domain at a protein's C-terminus predicts cleavage within the sorting domain, followed by covalent anchoring to some some component of the (usually Gram-negative) cell surface. Many PEP-CTERM proteins exhibit an unusual sequence composition that includes large numbers of potential glycosylation sites. Expression of one such protein has been shown restore the ability of a bacterium to form floc, a type of biofilm.) — translated: MNTPKRRLLPLAIATALFGGKAWAAPILDIEPNGDWASAIPVNIPSFEGSVGPFNFDRDFYRVTLVPGSSFDITTESLTASVPGDSLRVFDPAFYVGPDTIAPGGLLAIIGWNTTALNMTVPVGGVVGLRVAGGGSNQLEGYRITIDPPPIPAPATIALTMVGAAALAGLRRRQKRKPSR
- a CDS encoding efflux RND transporter permease subunit: MGLVRFSVDNPLVVNLVLALVLLGGVLSWRAMPQEMFPVIETDKVQVTTLFEGASPVEVERQITVAIEQELDGLSDIDEITSTSDEGVSRIVVKLKPGADVDDFLRETEAAIDQIQDLPEEAEEPVIKRLKTRFPVISIALYGNAEAGRLRDIAERLRRKVEAMDGIGSVGIAGDREWELWVTVDPGELAARGIALETIETALRSNLRDLPGGSIAGAEGDVLLRGVGVPPDPESVGAIALRTNATGGVLRLREIAKVDVRLEEPRTLGRFNGERSINLVINKTATASTIAIAEAVHELVREFDGTLPPGIHASSFNDLSVYVRTRLETVKSSGLIGLGLLLGSLYLLLNGRVALITALGIPVSFLFAVMVIHYAGYTINMVSLFAFLIALGLIVDDAIIVTENVYRHLEEGAPPREAALAGAREVFWPVIAATSTTIAAFLPMFAVTGTMGAFISVIPAVVSAALVGSLFEAFAVLPSHAHDWLRVAKTRTRKRLIDWSAALRRYTGLLRWTLVNRYITAAFAIGTLVLAVAFAATRVPFNLFGSVDVGQFFVNVEAPNTYSLEDSEALAKRLEAVVYDVVEPHELKSLLTNVGVEFVDFQRFRLGSQYIQLIIDLTREKPRGFIERYVNPLVSLRFDAPGERERRSEDVINVVRESLSRVPGVTRLAILRPQGGPAGADVEIGIIGDRIDNLRAAAVEIRDWLVRIPGVHDVRHDADPGKLEYRYRLNAAGRELGLTQEQLARVVRTGFVGREVTHVNWRNERIPVRVIYPESLREDSAALANLRLTTGDGRTVYLHEIADFEVERSPATVQHRNLRRLVAVTADVDDKVTTPNDVIEQFQREFADFAQTHPGYTLVFLGEKKEANESFASLSGALIMALAVIFFILAWLFRSLLDPLVVMAAIPFGFIGVVVGHVIFGFNLQFLSGIGFLALTGIVVNDSLILVDFAKKRRAEGYERIEAVVEAGRVRIRPILLTSITTFLSVSPLIFFASGQTAFLSPMAVSLGFGLLFSTVLILVAVPSFYLIADDLRTRAFRMFGREDLEQEIIAPHCSIDERPASV
- a CDS encoding lasso peptide biosynthesis B2 protein; this encodes MPQLLRRYFALPREVRSAYWTLAASVPRMARALKRKGLRELLDRTRETTQPQSQPHDVPAFARAAARALAIVQHFGPYRGACLSRSMALWAYLLEHGIESEIRIGSRITDGAYDGHAWVELDGRVLNDAADVADRYRPFDRAVGGPGSPTA
- a CDS encoding CRTAC1 family protein, which gives rise to MLVFASVAFAASASEPATTGPGGTRLLSEVQDTIRAIGTLEDRRDPKCHATASRLEDFMYGTPLTDAARYAKLAMQKRLAHDLLDRAEVIAREHGAARIEQADVDLATAALMQVDPRADGGFLVSVAGRPGFEIRSDDHRQYATVAYGLRALLAVQHDALIAANGDRLALADDAVARLKRDVELATLVVLQTADLGARLQGAHQLTDRALQAAWENLFGDKVHLAEKPAAPTDRVSPPNYAMTRNIIAQKFASYEAYNHVSNAVFLRNIQVYFSRHRWPVDEAQSNALKISFTEAMIQIAAQLLHGAERRALARGESAIRVEDIGEYSKAFVPYEMNEYEDAIFFPRLSRAERIVLEAYDMDAFRDGGLHWRYLEAVINAADFAPKLEPDPFALELVVESIAQIGVLVLRVAGELSAQLGHVALSADDIDQSLRRIQSLIDRHARIAAPADSSSALVSAPASGEGDVGAYFSDVTAASGIVFEHRLADWLGRAIRSYSVRKQEVAVLAVPPAFGGSGAAAEDIDADGRPDVLLVGGAGNRLFRNLGGGRFQDITREAGIDWRRPEDGLPGEPRQPIIADFDNDGLPDVFISYADDDHRMYRNVGNARFVDVTATTGLGGKGLVGGPATAFDYDRDGRLDLYIGYFGQYTEGTIPTLARRNDNGLPNRLFRNVGGLRFENVTDGSGLDNTGWTQALSHTDIDRDGWQDLIVGNDFGVNAYYRNRGDGTFEDISTVIGTGKPSFTMGIGLSDLNGDLHPDVYISNIVTMDKDQKYVLPDENTPMKFDAKTMSRMRVIEANDLFVSGRDSSGALHYKQSDAIGRGLEATGWAWGADFLDFDNDGDDDLYVGNGMNDFAVYSAENPYYSDPRGNTREALFADSHRDANVFYENRDGRLVNASRASGADLLGNTRAVVYLDMDDDGDLDMILNNFAGPAVVYRNNAESRKHHWLKVSLQGDPAQGVTRDAIGARVLVETAAGPRRWREIHGSVGYLTMHPKEQHVGLGDATEASIIVEWPNGTTSRFENLAANVRYRIDQATGSIARVQGRDSGEVKSARHAR